One genomic segment of Chitinophaga parva includes these proteins:
- a CDS encoding patatin-like phospholipase family protein, producing the protein MELVFQARVYRCLLLLLFILGMHPAVMAQTHNDRPRIGVALSGGGAKGLAHIGILEAIDSAGLKIDYVSGTSMGSIVGALYAVGYPADSIEAMTRRINWGRLFSNRPLLSEISYEEKDEFGKYALEVPFQGNKPKLESGVIVGEELWLQLAQLFWPVQDVRDFSRFNIPFKCIATDIATGDMVTLDSGDIVTAVRASIAIPSIFSAVQIGDKKLVDGGVVRNFPVLTLKDMGADITIGSNVGTGLRKANELKTPVDIIYQLGFYKDAMDFKEERKVTDIFIQHTMHEYSVASFGSVDSIIEKGKELGRQYYPVFKHLADSLRALYPDAVPIPCRMPEINRVQLAGVQVKGLVHSDSSFFIGKMGLKIGRWYGDAQFRKAIQDVYGTRFYKNITYSLDPAGPGRVFMNIQVEETPLTYVKVALNYNTYTGISAIASISRRNFLVKNSNAFVTVAVSEYPRVKGEFLKFLGRQRNIGFRLYTDFENNNLPIYQDFKQLQEYNSKFLTGGGALQYSLHNTMVFGVATQWEHVWLKPKISPYPEVAGHTRQLNSYFYYGLNTLNRSVFPTRGVKITLEAGEVYSHHPNFNFYQEPTQEDSSRLNFDDYKRFLLKVNYNVPAGRRGAFEFSTNAAVNLGYRPNLVNNYIVGGLTDQVRYQVPFAGMYEGEVLTGSISTLGLRYQYEFLNNFFVVPRANVAIYNYADKAHTKYNYLSGYALGAAYSSALGPIEVSWMYSDQSRKVGFYVNVGFNF; encoded by the coding sequence ATGGAATTGGTTTTTCAGGCACGCGTGTACCGCTGTTTGCTGTTGCTACTTTTTATTCTCGGGATGCATCCGGCCGTAATGGCCCAGACCCACAACGACCGCCCCCGCATAGGGGTGGCGTTGAGTGGAGGTGGGGCCAAGGGCCTGGCGCATATTGGCATCCTGGAAGCGATAGATAGCGCGGGCCTGAAGATCGATTACGTATCCGGCACCAGCATGGGCAGCATTGTAGGCGCGCTGTATGCCGTGGGCTACCCGGCCGATAGCATTGAGGCCATGACCCGCCGCATTAACTGGGGACGCCTTTTCTCCAACCGCCCATTACTCAGTGAGATCAGCTACGAAGAAAAAGACGAATTCGGGAAATACGCCCTCGAAGTGCCCTTTCAGGGCAATAAACCCAAACTGGAATCCGGCGTGATCGTGGGGGAGGAGCTTTGGCTGCAGCTGGCGCAGCTCTTCTGGCCCGTGCAGGATGTGCGGGATTTCTCCAGGTTCAACATCCCCTTTAAATGCATTGCCACGGACATCGCCACCGGCGATATGGTAACCCTGGACAGTGGCGATATTGTGACCGCTGTGCGGGCCAGCATTGCCATCCCCTCCATCTTCAGCGCGGTGCAGATAGGCGATAAAAAACTGGTGGATGGAGGCGTGGTGCGCAACTTTCCGGTACTTACCCTGAAAGACATGGGAGCAGACATCACCATTGGCAGTAACGTAGGGACAGGCCTGCGCAAAGCCAATGAGCTGAAAACCCCGGTAGATATTATTTACCAGCTGGGCTTCTACAAAGACGCCATGGATTTTAAGGAAGAAAGGAAGGTTACTGATATCTTTATCCAGCACACCATGCATGAATATTCCGTGGCCAGCTTTGGCAGCGTGGATTCCATCATTGAGAAAGGAAAAGAACTGGGCCGGCAATACTACCCAGTCTTCAAACACCTGGCAGATTCCCTGCGGGCACTTTACCCGGATGCCGTGCCCATACCCTGCCGCATGCCGGAGATCAACCGGGTGCAGCTGGCCGGCGTGCAGGTAAAAGGCCTGGTGCATTCCGATTCCAGTTTCTTCATCGGTAAAATGGGATTAAAAATAGGACGCTGGTATGGCGATGCGCAATTTCGCAAGGCCATCCAGGATGTATACGGGACGCGGTTTTACAAGAACATCACCTACAGCCTGGACCCCGCAGGCCCCGGTCGGGTGTTCATGAACATCCAGGTGGAAGAAACGCCGCTCACCTATGTAAAAGTGGCGCTGAACTACAATACCTACACCGGTATCAGCGCCATTGCCAGTATTTCGCGCCGCAATTTCCTGGTAAAAAATTCCAATGCTTTTGTAACGGTGGCCGTCAGTGAATACCCGCGCGTAAAAGGAGAATTCCTCAAATTCCTGGGCCGCCAGCGCAACATTGGCTTTCGTCTCTACACCGATTTTGAAAACAACAACCTGCCTATTTACCAGGATTTCAAGCAACTGCAGGAGTACAACAGTAAGTTCCTCACCGGCGGCGGTGCCCTGCAATATTCCCTGCACAACACCATGGTGTTTGGCGTAGCCACCCAATGGGAGCACGTCTGGCTGAAGCCCAAAATATCACCTTACCCCGAAGTGGCCGGCCATACCCGCCAGTTGAATTCTTATTTCTATTACGGCCTCAATACGCTGAACCGGAGCGTGTTTCCCACGAGAGGTGTGAAGATCACGCTGGAAGCAGGAGAGGTGTACAGCCATCATCCCAACTTCAACTTCTACCAGGAGCCCACCCAGGAAGATAGCAGCCGCCTGAATTTTGACGACTACAAACGTTTCCTCTTAAAAGTGAACTACAACGTGCCCGCCGGCCGTCGCGGCGCTTTTGAATTTTCTACCAATGCAGCCGTGAACCTGGGCTACCGTCCTAACCTGGTGAACAACTACATTGTAGGTGGCCTTACAGACCAGGTGAGATACCAGGTGCCCTTTGCCGGTATGTATGAAGGCGAAGTACTGACCGGCAGCATCAGCACCCTGGGCCTGCGCTACCAGTATGAATTCCTAAACAACTTCTTCGTAGTACCCCGTGCTAACGTAGCGATCTACAACTATGCAGATAAAGCCCACACCAAGTACAACTACCTCAGCGGATATGCGCTGGGCGCGGCTTACAGCTCCGCGCTGGGCCCCATTGAAGTATCATGGATGTACTCAGACCAGTCGAGGAAGGTGGGGTTCTATGTGAATGTTGGGTTTAATTTTTAA
- a CDS encoding YciI family protein: protein MKEFALIFRLADVNDFKPSPEQMQERMNWLKNIADQGKLANAGNSLLPFAGSAKTVRGRNLVTDGPFTEIKEFVVGYVIVKTDTIEEAVEMAKENPVFKLGGNVEVREILQRT, encoded by the coding sequence ATGAAAGAATTTGCATTGATCTTCCGCCTTGCGGATGTAAACGATTTTAAACCTTCACCGGAACAAATGCAGGAACGCATGAACTGGCTGAAAAATATCGCAGACCAGGGAAAGCTGGCCAACGCGGGCAACTCCCTGCTGCCCTTTGCAGGATCCGCTAAAACAGTAAGGGGGCGCAACCTGGTCACAGACGGGCCTTTTACGGAGATCAAGGAATTTGTGGTGGGCTACGTGATCGTGAAAACGGATACCATTGAAGAAGCGGTGGAAATGGCGAAGGAGAACCCGGTCTTTAAGTTAGGGGGCAATGTGGAAGTGCGGGAGATCCTGCAAAGAACCTGA
- a CDS encoding DoxX family protein, translating into MYITYVVVTLLAAAANTYAVILDFTRDPMILGNMEKLSLPMSWLPVLGALKGLAAIGLVAGIFIPPLRVLTAGCMVLFFVGAILAHLRARDYALVSPGIFLGLAVGALVLALQTGAPF; encoded by the coding sequence ATGTACATCACTTATGTTGTGGTAACCTTGCTGGCAGCGGCGGCCAATACGTACGCCGTGATACTGGATTTTACCCGGGACCCGATGATCCTGGGCAACATGGAAAAGCTTTCGCTGCCCATGTCCTGGCTCCCTGTGCTGGGGGCGCTCAAGGGCCTGGCCGCCATTGGGCTGGTGGCGGGTATTTTTATCCCACCGCTGCGGGTGCTTACGGCCGGGTGCATGGTCCTGTTCTTTGTGGGGGCTATCCTGGCCCATTTGCGGGCGCGGGATTATGCGCTGGTCTCGCCGGGTATTTTCCTGGGCCTTGCAGTGGGCGCCCTGGTACTGGCGCTGCAAACCGGCGCTCCTTTCTAA
- a CDS encoding Crp/Fnr family transcriptional regulator: protein MHHLLLACGRLTTLTEAAREDLKTCWTLKSFQKQDTLTVQDQVCRKLFFLETGLVKLYSLRSEQQFIMRFAPEHSFITVIDSFCTGKPSKYQLLALEPTTAWIMDREDVTRLCRQHHCLEHLFSNLFAAAATAMMDRINDMLEDDTTTRYHQFVAAHPSLLQRVKLGELAAYLGVTQTTLSRIRAAQHPR, encoded by the coding sequence ATGCACCACCTGTTACTTGCCTGCGGGCGCCTTACCACGCTTACGGAAGCGGCCCGGGAAGACCTGAAAACCTGCTGGACGCTCAAATCTTTTCAAAAACAGGATACACTGACCGTACAGGACCAGGTGTGCCGCAAGCTGTTCTTCCTGGAAACCGGGTTGGTAAAATTATATTCCCTGCGCTCAGAACAGCAGTTCATCATGCGCTTTGCGCCGGAGCATTCTTTTATTACGGTGATAGACAGTTTCTGCACGGGCAAGCCTTCCAAATACCAGTTGCTGGCCCTGGAGCCCACCACGGCGTGGATCATGGACCGGGAAGACGTAACGCGGCTATGCCGCCAGCATCACTGCCTGGAGCATCTTTTCAGCAACCTGTTTGCCGCGGCGGCCACCGCCATGATGGACCGCATTAATGACATGCTGGAAGATGATACCACCACCCGCTACCACCAGTTCGTAGCGGCGCACCCCAGCCTGCTGCAAAGAGTGAAGCTGGGCGAACTGGCTGCTTACCTGGGCGTCACCCAAACCACGCTGAGCCGGATACGGGCGGCCCAGCACCCGCGATAA
- a CDS encoding HXXEE domain-containing protein, translated as MKRDLLLPAIMATVMVVLFSWLSVGLSLVLTFVPAVPVAYWLYWRTCYRHNPDPAKVLPLYLLGICFQLVHFAEEHAYGFDVAFGMLFGGRPYAHNFFVTFNMCAYFLFILGGIGLYKGIKPLMFIAMFFITYGMVGNAIGHVGFCTAVHGYFPGIYTCFFNLFLGAYLVKVLWQDTHSPVVH; from the coding sequence ATGAAACGCGATCTGCTCCTTCCGGCCATCATGGCCACAGTTATGGTGGTCCTTTTCTCCTGGCTTTCCGTGGGCCTCTCCCTGGTGCTTACTTTTGTCCCTGCCGTGCCCGTGGCGTACTGGCTGTACTGGCGCACGTGCTATCGTCACAATCCTGATCCGGCAAAGGTGTTACCGCTTTACCTGCTGGGCATCTGTTTCCAGTTGGTGCACTTTGCGGAAGAACACGCCTACGGATTTGATGTAGCCTTCGGCATGCTGTTTGGCGGCAGGCCTTACGCACATAATTTTTTCGTGACGTTCAACATGTGTGCCTACTTCCTTTTCATCCTGGGAGGCATCGGCTTATACAAAGGCATAAAACCGCTGATGTTCATCGCTATGTTCTTTATCACGTATGGAATGGTAGGCAATGCGATTGGCCATGTGGGTTTTTGTACGGCAGTACATGGGTATTTCCCTGGTATCTATACCTGCTTCTTCAACTTGTTCCTGGGGGCTTATCTTGTAAAAGTACTATGGCAGGATACCCATTCGCCGGTGGTGCACTAG
- the miaE gene encoding tRNA-(ms[2]io[6]A)-hydroxylase, translating to MSKLSILGLKLPSDPRWVDLASISLEDVLTDHAFCEQKAATSCISLIQRYPDRDRLVTELAPIVTEEWGHFRQVLAEMRKRGFALGRQRKDAYVNALQAHQIKGGRPDEVLLDRLLIFALIEARSCERFRLLSEGLEDEYLREFYRKFMVSEAGHYRLFIDLANEYLPEEMVRTRWQEWLKIEADIMHTLEVRGDRMH from the coding sequence ATGAGTAAACTCTCCATCCTCGGCTTAAAACTTCCCAGCGATCCTCGCTGGGTGGACCTGGCTTCCATCTCTTTGGAAGACGTATTGACGGACCACGCTTTCTGCGAACAGAAGGCAGCTACATCATGTATTTCACTGATCCAGCGCTACCCGGACCGGGACCGGCTGGTGACGGAGCTGGCGCCGATCGTCACGGAGGAATGGGGGCATTTCCGGCAGGTGCTGGCGGAGATGCGCAAACGTGGATTTGCACTGGGCAGGCAGCGCAAGGATGCTTATGTGAATGCCCTGCAGGCACACCAGATCAAGGGCGGGCGCCCGGACGAGGTGCTGCTGGACCGGCTGCTGATCTTTGCCCTCATTGAAGCACGCAGTTGTGAGCGGTTCCGCTTATTGAGCGAAGGGCTGGAAGATGAATACCTGCGGGAGTTTTACCGGAAATTCATGGTCTCGGAAGCAGGACATTACCGCCTGTTCATTGACCTGGCCAATGAGTACCTGCCGGAAGAAATGGTACGCACCCGCTGGCAGGAGTGGCTGAAGATAGAGGCGGATATCATGCATACCCTGGAAGTGCGGGGCGACCGGATGCACTAG
- a CDS encoding aminotransferase class I/II-fold pyridoxal phosphate-dependent enzyme, producing the protein MQEDFLQSQLEARRAQHAFRSLRLPAGKVDFCSNDYLGLATNPAMEAAIAAGLQAGDHRPGSTGSRLLAGNYARIEAAEQQLATFHQAAAGLIFNSGYDANVGLFSCVPQKGDTIVYDSLIHASIRDGIRLSRAQAFSFVHNDMQDLEKKMKQGAGRIFVAVESVYSMDGDKAPLAEMAVLCTQLGAYLIVDEAHATGVVGAQGEGLVQALGLAQQCFARVHTFGKAVGCHGAIVLGSALLRDFLVNFSRSFIYTTALPPASIAAITAAYDLFPGMKAERAHLQALIRQLRQALPEGRLLPSDTAIQPVSVPGNEQARGLAGQLQAGGLDVRAILHPTVPKGQERLRVVLHSFNTAEEVVRLVKIVQAGA; encoded by the coding sequence ATGCAAGAAGATTTCCTTCAATCCCAGCTTGAAGCCCGCCGGGCCCAACACGCTTTTCGCAGCCTGCGCCTGCCGGCAGGGAAGGTGGATTTTTGTTCCAATGATTACCTGGGCCTGGCCACTAACCCCGCCATGGAAGCCGCCATAGCAGCAGGTTTGCAGGCAGGCGATCACCGGCCGGGCAGCACCGGTTCCCGCCTGCTGGCCGGGAATTATGCACGGATAGAAGCGGCAGAGCAACAACTGGCCACGTTTCACCAGGCAGCGGCAGGGTTGATCTTCAATTCCGGTTATGATGCCAATGTGGGCCTGTTTTCCTGCGTGCCCCAGAAGGGCGATACCATCGTTTACGATTCCCTTATACATGCCAGCATCCGCGATGGCATCCGTTTATCGCGGGCACAGGCCTTTTCCTTTGTGCACAATGATATGCAGGACCTGGAGAAGAAAATGAAACAGGGAGCCGGCCGCATTTTTGTAGCGGTGGAATCCGTGTATTCCATGGATGGCGATAAGGCCCCGCTGGCGGAGATGGCGGTGCTGTGCACACAACTGGGTGCATATCTCATCGTGGACGAGGCCCATGCCACCGGTGTGGTGGGCGCGCAAGGAGAGGGCCTGGTGCAGGCACTGGGTTTGGCGCAGCAATGCTTTGCACGCGTGCATACCTTTGGGAAAGCAGTGGGCTGTCATGGTGCCATCGTGCTGGGATCTGCACTGCTGCGCGATTTCCTGGTCAATTTTTCCCGCTCCTTTATTTATACCACCGCATTGCCACCTGCCTCCATAGCGGCAATTACCGCAGCATATGATCTGTTCCCCGGTATGAAGGCAGAAAGGGCGCATTTACAGGCCCTCATCCGGCAGTTAAGACAGGCATTGCCCGAAGGGCGCCTCCTGCCCAGCGACACGGCTATCCAGCCTGTATCAGTGCCGGGTAATGAACAGGCCCGTGGCCTGGCGGGGCAGTTGCAGGCAGGTGGTTTGGATGTGCGGGCCATCCTGCATCCCACGGTGCCCAAAGGCCAGGAGCGCCTGCGGGTAGTGTTGCACAGTTTTAATACCGCGGAAGAAGTAGTGCGGCTGGTGAAGATCGTGCAGGCCGGCGCGTAG
- a CDS encoding penicillin acylase family protein, giving the protein MRILPFIISGCITIGLIFALGHKWGSTPPMGKLLSPTQGFWQNAVPISKDYNDSLQLTGLKGKVQVYLDERMVPHIFADNLADAYFVEGYLHAKDRLWQMELQTRAAAGRLSEVLGAVTVKFDRTQRRKGMVYAAENALRLMDQDPMTKEAVDAYTAGVNTYIHQLDDAHLPVEYKLLDYKPEDWTPLKCALLLKYMADDLAGYADDFDYTNACKLFGQQDADRMFPRWNDTLNPIVPIGTAFPAPAVKAVAPPPAIMDSVKQLLHFKADRPDPDNGSNNWAVSGRKTRSGAPILCSDPHLGLHLPSLWYEVQLKVQDMNVYGASLPGAPGVVIGFNDHIAWGVTNAEEDVKDYYLVQLNDHGRQYLLNGQYQPTQPRVETIGVRGAATIHDTVAYTRWGPVMFDDNFPQDNGDKRAIAMRWKAHDPSNEIVTFLKLNHAKNYDDYVDAIKTFSCPTQNFAFASKDGDIAIWHNGQYPLRWKDQGHYLMPGTDTTFDWQGFIPQDENPHIKNPERGFISSANQNPTDSTYPYNVIGYYDVFRGKRINEQLSHMDQITADDMKALQTDNTNLFARAAIPLLQKHFAPALLNTTQSKYYDLVAHWNLVADAKSKAAEVFNLWWEDLEAAIWNDDLQRGDSVNIGRPTAVTTLQWLLRDSAMHFVDDNRTPQHENLSQLVQQSFLQAAAKADSLDKAGTLALGLARGTTIQHLARLPAFSREHLRTGGGRHIINATKEGHGPSWRMVVELTPQTAAYGIYPGGQSGNPGSPFYDNMVSDWVQGRYYPLHVFDLSRGDDPNIRYHVTFGPGGAK; this is encoded by the coding sequence ATGAGAATCCTTCCCTTTATCATCAGCGGGTGCATTACCATTGGGCTCATATTTGCCCTGGGCCACAAATGGGGGAGTACCCCGCCTATGGGCAAGTTGCTCAGTCCTACCCAGGGCTTCTGGCAAAATGCAGTGCCTATCAGTAAAGATTATAACGATTCCCTGCAACTCACCGGCCTTAAAGGCAAGGTGCAAGTGTACCTGGATGAGCGCATGGTACCCCATATCTTTGCAGATAACCTGGCCGACGCTTATTTCGTGGAAGGCTACCTGCATGCAAAAGACCGCCTGTGGCAGATGGAGCTGCAAACACGCGCCGCCGCTGGCCGCCTCTCCGAGGTCCTGGGCGCCGTAACTGTAAAGTTTGACCGCACCCAACGCCGCAAAGGCATGGTCTATGCCGCGGAAAATGCCTTGCGCCTGATGGACCAGGACCCCATGACCAAAGAAGCTGTAGATGCCTACACCGCCGGTGTCAACACGTACATCCATCAGCTCGATGACGCCCACCTGCCCGTAGAATACAAACTGCTGGACTATAAACCGGAAGACTGGACTCCGCTCAAATGCGCGCTGCTGCTCAAATACATGGCAGACGACCTGGCCGGCTACGCCGATGATTTTGATTACACCAACGCCTGCAAATTATTTGGCCAGCAGGATGCAGACCGCATGTTTCCCCGGTGGAATGATACACTGAACCCGATCGTGCCCATTGGTACCGCGTTTCCCGCCCCCGCAGTAAAAGCCGTGGCACCGCCACCTGCCATCATGGACAGCGTAAAACAATTGCTGCACTTCAAAGCAGACCGGCCCGATCCCGATAATGGCTCCAACAACTGGGCCGTGAGTGGCCGCAAGACCCGCTCCGGCGCGCCCATCCTGTGCAGCGACCCGCACCTGGGTTTGCACCTGCCATCCCTGTGGTACGAAGTGCAGCTCAAAGTGCAGGACATGAATGTATACGGTGCATCACTACCCGGTGCACCCGGCGTGGTGATCGGCTTCAACGACCACATCGCCTGGGGCGTAACGAATGCAGAAGAAGACGTGAAAGATTATTACCTGGTGCAGCTGAATGACCATGGCCGTCAATATTTACTCAACGGCCAGTACCAGCCTACACAGCCCCGCGTAGAAACCATTGGCGTGCGTGGCGCGGCCACCATTCATGATACCGTGGCCTACACCCGCTGGGGCCCCGTAATGTTTGATGACAACTTTCCACAGGATAACGGCGACAAACGCGCCATCGCCATGCGCTGGAAAGCCCATGATCCGAGCAACGAGATCGTAACCTTCCTGAAACTGAACCACGCAAAAAACTACGATGACTATGTAGATGCCATCAAAACATTTTCCTGCCCCACGCAAAACTTTGCCTTTGCCAGCAAGGATGGCGACATTGCCATCTGGCACAACGGCCAGTATCCCCTGCGCTGGAAAGACCAGGGGCACTACCTGATGCCCGGCACAGACACTACGTTCGACTGGCAGGGCTTTATTCCCCAGGATGAGAACCCGCATATCAAAAATCCCGAGCGCGGTTTCATTTCCTCTGCCAATCAAAACCCCACCGACAGTACGTACCCCTACAACGTGATCGGCTACTACGACGTGTTCCGCGGTAAACGCATCAACGAGCAGTTGTCGCATATGGACCAGATCACTGCCGATGATATGAAAGCGTTGCAAACAGACAACACCAACCTGTTTGCCCGTGCCGCCATCCCGTTATTACAAAAACATTTCGCCCCCGCACTGCTCAATACTACACAATCAAAATACTACGACCTGGTGGCCCACTGGAACCTGGTAGCTGATGCCAAGAGCAAGGCTGCTGAGGTGTTCAATCTCTGGTGGGAAGACCTGGAAGCAGCCATCTGGAATGATGACCTGCAGCGGGGCGACAGCGTGAACATAGGCCGGCCCACAGCGGTTACTACGTTGCAATGGCTGCTGCGGGACAGTGCTATGCATTTTGTAGATGACAACCGCACGCCCCAGCATGAGAATTTATCGCAGTTGGTGCAGCAGTCGTTCTTACAGGCGGCGGCTAAGGCAGATTCCCTGGATAAGGCCGGCACGCTGGCGCTGGGCCTGGCAAGGGGTACTACGATACAGCACCTGGCGAGGCTGCCTGCGTTTAGCCGGGAGCACCTGCGCACCGGCGGGGGACGGCATATTATCAACGCCACGAAAGAAGGTCACGGGCCTAGCTGGCGGATGGTGGTGGAGCTGACACCGCAGACGGCGGCATATGGTATTTATCCGGGCGGGCAGAGTGGAAACCCGGGATCTCCGTTTTATGATAACATGGTGAGCGACTGGGTGCAGGGACGGTATTACCCGTTGCATGTGTTTGATCTTTCGCGGGGCGATGACCCTAACATCCGCTACCACGTTACGTTTGGGCCTGGAGGTGCAAAATAA
- a CDS encoding recombinase family protein, which yields MNSAYLYVRVSTDEQKKKGFSLIEQEERLLKHCEINQIKVKGIFREDFSAKDFNRPEWKKLIKTIKNNKHRSPENILFIKWDRFSRNIEYAYQMIGVLRGLNTQAMAIDQPIDFEVPESIVMLAVYLSIPEAENNRRGMNTSDGMRRARKMGRWPTKAPIGYTNQISPEGRKIIKPKQPEADIIRWSFQEFSTGRYTISHVRRMANLKGLTCGRNNFWKVLHNPFYCGLVSVPATKNEE from the coding sequence ATGAATTCAGCCTACTTATATGTCAGGGTAAGCACTGACGAACAAAAAAAGAAGGGGTTTTCGCTTATCGAGCAAGAAGAACGTCTGTTAAAGCATTGCGAAATAAACCAGATCAAGGTCAAAGGAATCTTCAGAGAGGACTTTTCCGCGAAGGATTTCAATCGGCCGGAATGGAAAAAACTTATTAAAACTATAAAGAACAACAAGCATCGGTCTCCGGAGAATATCTTATTTATTAAATGGGATCGCTTTAGCCGCAACATTGAATATGCCTATCAAATGATTGGGGTACTGAGAGGCCTTAATACGCAAGCAATGGCCATCGATCAACCAATAGACTTTGAGGTTCCTGAAAGTATTGTAATGCTTGCTGTCTATTTATCCATTCCCGAGGCAGAAAATAATAGACGGGGCATGAATACTTCCGATGGTATGCGGCGGGCAAGGAAGATGGGGAGGTGGCCAACTAAGGCTCCAATCGGTTATACAAATCAAATTTCACCTGAAGGTAGAAAGATTATAAAACCAAAACAACCCGAAGCCGACATTATCAGGTGGTCATTCCAGGAGTTTTCAACAGGTAGATATACAATCAGCCATGTGAGAAGGATGGCCAATCTCAAAGGACTTACCTGTGGTAGAAATAATTTTTGGAAGGTGCTTCACAATCCATTTTATTGTGGATTAGTATCTGTTCCTGCGACTAAAAATGAAGAATAG